From the genome of Amycolatopsis sp. NBC_01488, one region includes:
- a CDS encoding nicotinate phosphoribosyltransferase, which produces MGSPEPATASTALLTDHYELTMLGSALADGTAERPCVFEVFARRLPDGRRYGVVAGTARVLDAIADFRFTDAELAQLEATAVVDDATLSWLADYEFSGDVDGYPEGELYFPGSPLLTVTGTFGECVLLETLVLSILNHDSAIASAAARMSGAAHGRPIIEMGGRRTHEYAAVAAARAAYLAGFATTSNLEAGRRYGIPTRGTVAHAFMLLHDSEEAAFRAQVQKMGADTTLLVDTYDITAGIETAVRVAGPELGAIRIDSGDVGPLARRAREQLDSLGAKDTRIVVSGDLDEHAIAALRAEPVDAYGVGTSVVTGSGAPTAGMVYKLVEVDGKPVAKRSAHKESRGGRKSALRRHRGTGTAVEEVVWTAAGAAPEPEENDRLLQIPLIRAGRAEADLPTLDDARQRLRRGLVSLPWEGLKLSHGEPAIPTQFF; this is translated from the coding sequence ATGGGTTCACCGGAGCCGGCCACGGCCAGCACTGCGCTGCTCACCGACCACTACGAGCTGACCATGCTGGGCAGCGCGCTCGCCGACGGGACGGCGGAGCGGCCCTGCGTGTTCGAGGTGTTTGCCCGGCGCCTGCCGGACGGACGCCGCTACGGCGTCGTCGCGGGGACCGCCCGCGTCCTGGACGCGATCGCGGACTTCCGCTTCACCGACGCCGAGCTGGCGCAGCTGGAGGCCACCGCGGTCGTCGACGACGCGACGCTGTCCTGGCTCGCCGACTACGAGTTCTCCGGTGACGTCGACGGCTACCCCGAGGGCGAGCTGTACTTCCCGGGCTCGCCGCTGCTCACGGTCACCGGCACGTTCGGCGAGTGCGTGCTGCTGGAGACGCTGGTGCTGTCGATCCTCAACCACGACAGCGCGATCGCGTCCGCGGCGGCCCGGATGTCCGGCGCCGCGCACGGCCGGCCGATCATCGAGATGGGCGGGCGCCGCACGCACGAGTACGCGGCCGTCGCCGCGGCCCGCGCCGCCTATCTGGCCGGCTTCGCGACGACGTCCAACCTCGAAGCCGGGCGCCGCTACGGCATCCCGACCCGCGGCACCGTCGCGCACGCCTTCATGTTGCTGCACGACAGCGAAGAAGCGGCGTTCCGCGCGCAGGTCCAGAAGATGGGCGCGGACACGACGCTGCTGGTCGACACCTACGACATCACCGCCGGCATCGAGACCGCGGTCCGCGTCGCCGGCCCGGAGCTGGGCGCGATCCGGATCGACTCGGGCGACGTCGGCCCGCTCGCCCGCCGCGCCCGCGAGCAGCTGGACTCCCTCGGGGCGAAGGACACCCGGATCGTCGTCTCCGGCGACCTCGACGAGCACGCCATCGCGGCGCTGCGCGCGGAGCCCGTGGACGCGTACGGCGTCGGGACGTCGGTCGTCACCGGGTCCGGCGCGCCGACCGCCGGGATGGTCTACAAGCTGGTCGAGGTGGACGGCAAGCCGGTCGCCAAGCGCAGCGCGCACAAGGAGTCCCGCGGCGGCCGCAAGTCCGCGCTGCGGCGCCACCGCGGCACCGGCACGGCGGTCGAAGAGGTCGTCTGGACCGCGGCCGGCGCCGCGCCCGAGCCGGAGGAGAACGACCGGCTGCTGCAGATCCCGCTGATCCGCGCTGGCCGCGCGGAGGCGGACCTGCCTACGCTCGACGACGCCAGGCAACGGCTGCGCCGCGGCCTGGTCAGCCTGCCGTGGGAGGGCCTCAAGCTCTCGCACGGCGAGCCCGCTATCCCGACGCAGTTTTTCTGA
- a CDS encoding MBL fold metallo-hydrolase translates to MPELRTAFAGVSNVLVTDGNSAVLVDGFFSRPSLLKMATRVAPDRGRIDEALRRLGVAKLDAVLVAHSHVDHVLDAPVVAELTGATLAGSPSTRKVQEGYGLAAEPFQELVPGRPVEFGAFTVTPVETEHSAGDRVPGEITEPVRLPAKAKDFKTGRCYSFHIAHAAGSVVVHASANFVPGALAGYSADVVYLGVGEAGKQTEEWREQYWRETVGALHPQIVRPIHWDAFWRPLSKPLKLLPKMFDDLGATMATFERLAEADGVDLALPELWKAE, encoded by the coding sequence ATGCCCGAACTGCGCACGGCTTTCGCCGGGGTGTCGAACGTCCTGGTCACCGACGGGAACTCGGCGGTCCTGGTCGACGGTTTCTTCTCGCGGCCGTCCCTGCTGAAGATGGCGACGCGCGTGGCGCCGGACCGCGGCCGGATCGACGAGGCCTTGCGTCGGCTCGGCGTAGCGAAGCTCGATGCCGTCCTGGTGGCGCATTCGCACGTGGACCACGTGCTCGACGCGCCGGTCGTCGCCGAGCTGACCGGTGCGACGCTGGCCGGTTCGCCGTCGACCCGGAAGGTCCAGGAGGGCTACGGCCTGGCCGCCGAACCGTTCCAAGAGCTGGTGCCCGGCCGGCCGGTGGAGTTCGGCGCCTTCACGGTGACGCCGGTCGAGACCGAGCACAGCGCCGGCGACCGGGTGCCGGGTGAGATCACCGAGCCGGTGCGGCTGCCGGCCAAGGCGAAGGATTTCAAGACCGGGCGGTGCTACTCGTTCCACATTGCGCACGCGGCGGGCAGCGTCGTGGTCCACGCATCGGCGAACTTCGTGCCCGGAGCGCTCGCCGGTTACTCCGCGGACGTCGTCTACCTCGGCGTGGGAGAAGCCGGCAAGCAGACCGAGGAGTGGCGGGAGCAGTACTGGCGGGAGACGGTCGGCGCGCTCCACCCGCAAATCGTCCGCCCGATCCACTGGGACGCCTTCTGGCGCCCGCTGTCCAAGCCGCTGAAGCTGCTGCCGAAGATGTTCGACGACCTGGGAGCGACGATGGCCACCTTCGAGCGGCTGGCCGAGGCCGACGGCGTCGACCTCGCCCTCCCCGAACTCTGGAAAGCCGAGTGA
- a CDS encoding Mov34/MPN/PAD-1 family protein, with amino-acid sequence MLRIRRELVDEIVAHARRDHPDEACGVIAGPEGSDSPERFIPMLNAARSPTFYEFDSGDLLKLYREMAANDEVPVVIYHSHTATEAYPSRTDANIAAEPDAHYVLVSTRDPEVHEFRSYRIVDAEITEEPVEIVG; translated from the coding sequence GTGCTCCGGATCCGCCGTGAACTCGTCGACGAGATCGTCGCCCATGCCCGCCGTGACCACCCCGACGAGGCGTGCGGCGTCATCGCCGGGCCCGAAGGGTCCGACTCGCCCGAGCGGTTCATCCCGATGCTGAACGCCGCCCGGTCGCCGACGTTCTACGAGTTCGACTCCGGCGACCTGCTGAAGCTCTACCGCGAGATGGCCGCCAACGACGAGGTGCCCGTGGTGATCTACCACTCGCACACCGCGACCGAGGCCTACCCGTCGCGGACCGACGCGAACATCGCGGCCGAGCCGGACGCGCACTACGTGCTCGTCTCCACCCGCGACCCCGAAGTGCACGAGTTCCGGTCCTACCGGATCGTGGACGCCGAGATCACCGAGGAGCCGGTCGAGATCGTCGGCTGA
- a CDS encoding DUF2017 domain-containing protein, with translation MNGWRRKGAVIHAGFEQQEAAVLRGLVSQLEDMLTARAEEAPQDELAELTGIRTGPSESPDDPVLSRLLPDFHRLDPDNPTREDLDSAAAMRSLHEPELLDLKVGVAKIVLDTLPRDGGHVRLTEEQADAWLGALNDVRLALGTALDVTEDMPDELPEDDPRAPHLGVYHWLTWVQETLIQALTG, from the coding sequence GTGAACGGTTGGCGGCGCAAGGGCGCGGTGATCCACGCGGGCTTCGAGCAGCAGGAAGCGGCCGTGCTGCGCGGTCTCGTCAGCCAGCTCGAGGACATGCTCACCGCGCGCGCCGAAGAGGCGCCGCAGGACGAGCTCGCCGAGCTGACCGGCATCCGGACCGGCCCGTCGGAGTCCCCGGACGACCCGGTGCTGTCCCGGCTGCTCCCGGACTTCCACCGGCTCGACCCGGACAACCCGACCCGCGAGGACCTCGACTCAGCCGCGGCCATGCGCTCGCTGCACGAGCCGGAGCTGCTGGACCTCAAGGTCGGCGTGGCCAAGATCGTGCTCGACACGCTGCCCCGCGACGGCGGCCACGTCCGGCTCACCGAGGAGCAGGCCGACGCCTGGCTGGGCGCGCTCAACGACGTCCGGCTGGCGCTCGGCACCGCGCTCGACGTCACCGAGGACATGCCCGACGAGCTGCCGGAAGACGACCCGCGGGCCCCGCACCTCGGCGTCTACCACTGGCTGACCTGGGTGCAGGAGACGCTGATCCAGGCGCTGACCGGATGA
- a CDS encoding aspartate/glutamate racemase family protein, whose translation MKVIGLLGGMSWESSIEYYRLVNERVKTLLGGFHSAHSVLYSVDFAAIERMQAEGRWDDAGAELNRAARALEAAGADFVVLCTNTMHKVADRLEDGLGIPLLHLGDATAAAIKAAGIRRVGLLGTGFTMGQPFYRDRLAAHGLDVLVPGEEDRDLVHRVIYDELVLGVVKPESREAYRGVIGRLVEAGAEGVIYGCTEIELLVGPEDAPVPTFPTTRLHADAAVDFALGKTPLPAPPA comes from the coding sequence ATGAAGGTCATCGGGCTGCTGGGCGGGATGAGCTGGGAATCGTCGATCGAGTACTACCGGCTCGTCAACGAACGGGTGAAAACCCTGCTCGGTGGCTTCCACTCCGCCCACTCCGTGCTCTACTCCGTCGACTTCGCCGCCATCGAGCGGATGCAGGCCGAGGGGCGCTGGGACGACGCCGGCGCGGAGCTCAACCGCGCCGCTCGCGCGCTGGAAGCCGCCGGCGCCGACTTCGTCGTGCTCTGCACCAACACCATGCACAAGGTCGCCGACCGGCTCGAGGACGGCCTCGGCATCCCGCTGCTGCACCTCGGCGACGCCACCGCCGCGGCCATCAAGGCCGCCGGCATCCGGCGGGTCGGGCTGCTGGGCACCGGGTTCACCATGGGACAGCCGTTCTACCGCGACCGGCTCGCCGCGCATGGGCTCGACGTGCTCGTGCCCGGCGAAGAAGACCGTGACCTGGTGCACCGGGTCATCTACGACGAACTGGTGCTCGGTGTCGTCAAGCCCGAGTCCCGCGAGGCCTACCGCGGCGTGATCGGGCGGCTCGTCGAGGCGGGCGCCGAGGGCGTGATCTACGGCTGCACCGAGATCGAGCTGCTCGTCGGCCCGGAGGACGCGCCGGTGCCGACGTTCCCCACGACCCGCCTGCACGCCGACGCCGCCGTCGACTTCGCGCTGGGCAAGACCCCGCTGCCCGCGCCGCCCGCCTGA
- a CDS encoding choice-of-anchor P family protein: protein MLAVTTLAAPLLVAAAPVTSTGWASSGSVDVTVDNEHVVTGELAKCTVDGPYSAQTQGGATGDIAVFGFGETGCGRSDAVSVAQASGHRFEATVLKRYGGPALSVRTYSAKCATTATGSLGEVSIGTVEGITVPPQIPPNDRIVIPGGPAGTALATVILNETVTPQPPDGSLVTHAVHIELFPQGGPASGDVYLGTAACDPFGKK from the coding sequence TTGCTGGCGGTGACGACGCTGGCCGCCCCGCTCCTGGTGGCCGCCGCGCCGGTCACGTCCACCGGATGGGCGTCTTCCGGCTCGGTCGACGTGACCGTCGACAACGAGCACGTCGTGACCGGCGAACTGGCGAAGTGCACCGTCGACGGCCCCTACAGCGCGCAGACGCAGGGCGGCGCGACCGGCGACATCGCGGTGTTCGGGTTCGGCGAGACCGGCTGCGGGCGCTCGGACGCGGTGTCCGTCGCGCAGGCGTCCGGGCACCGGTTCGAAGCCACCGTGCTCAAGCGCTACGGCGGCCCGGCGCTGTCGGTGCGCACCTACTCGGCGAAGTGCGCCACGACGGCCACCGGGAGCCTCGGCGAGGTCTCGATCGGCACGGTCGAGGGGATCACCGTGCCCCCGCAGATCCCGCCGAACGACCGGATCGTCATCCCGGGCGGCCCCGCGGGCACCGCGCTCGCGACGGTGATCCTCAACGAGACCGTGACGCCGCAGCCGCCGGACGGCAGCCTGGTGACGCACGCGGTGCACATCGAGCTGTTCCCGCAGGGCGGCCCGGCGAGCGGGGACGTCTACCTGGGCACGGCAGCCTGCGACCCGTTCGGGAAGAAGTAG
- a CDS encoding isochorismatase family protein, with the protein MGTALIVVDVQNDFCEGGSLGLPGGAAAAAAISKQAAEGGYSHVVATRDNHIDPGAHFSETPDFKDSWPVHCVAGTPGASFHPALDVVPIVEVFSKGEYSAAYSGFEGASRDGKSLEAWLREHDVTDVDVVGIATDFCVRATALDAAKAGFGVRVLLDLTVGGSQPTVDATIEDFDKAGVTYSGTAFVGSAG; encoded by the coding sequence ATGGGAACCGCGCTGATCGTGGTGGACGTGCAGAACGACTTCTGCGAAGGGGGTTCGCTCGGCCTGCCGGGCGGGGCCGCCGCGGCCGCCGCCATCTCGAAGCAGGCAGCCGAAGGCGGGTACAGCCACGTCGTGGCCACCCGGGACAACCACATCGACCCGGGCGCCCACTTCAGCGAGACGCCCGACTTCAAGGACAGCTGGCCGGTGCACTGCGTCGCCGGCACGCCGGGCGCGTCGTTCCACCCCGCGCTCGACGTCGTCCCGATCGTCGAAGTGTTCTCCAAGGGCGAGTACAGCGCCGCGTACTCCGGTTTCGAAGGCGCGTCGCGCGACGGGAAGTCCCTGGAGGCGTGGCTGCGCGAGCACGACGTCACCGACGTCGACGTCGTCGGCATCGCAACGGACTTCTGCGTCCGCGCGACGGCGCTCGACGCGGCGAAGGCGGGCTTCGGCGTGCGCGTCCTGCTGGATCTGACGGTCGGCGGCTCGCAGCCGACGGTGGACGCGACGATCGAGGACTTCGACAAGGCGGGCGTCACCTACTCCGGGACGGCGTTCGTCGGGTCCGCGGGGTGA
- a CDS encoding PLP-dependent cysteine synthase family protein, which yields MARFESLLDALGGTPLVGLPRLSPTHDVRLWAKLEDRNPTGSIKDRPALAMIEAAEREGKLRRGSTILEPTSGNTGISLAMAAKLKGYGLVCVMPENTSTERKQLLQAYGARIVFSPAAGGSNEAVRRAKELSEANPDWVMLYQYGNPANAEAHYRGTGPELLKDLPTLTHFVGGLGTTGTLVGVGRYLHEAKPDVQVIAAEPRYGELVYGLRNLDEGFVPELYDPSVLNGRFSVGAYDALRRTRELLEHEGIFAGISTGAVLHAALAVAEKAAARGETADVAFVVADAGWKYLSTGAYAGSLDEAAERLDGQLWA from the coding sequence ATGGCTCGCTTCGAGTCCCTGCTCGACGCGCTCGGCGGCACCCCGCTGGTCGGGCTGCCCCGGCTCTCGCCGACGCACGACGTGCGCCTCTGGGCGAAGCTGGAGGACCGCAACCCGACCGGCTCGATCAAGGACCGCCCCGCGCTGGCCATGATCGAAGCCGCCGAGCGTGAAGGCAAGCTGCGGCGCGGCTCCACGATCCTGGAGCCGACGTCGGGCAACACCGGCATCTCGCTGGCCATGGCCGCCAAGCTCAAGGGCTACGGGCTGGTCTGCGTCATGCCCGAGAACACCTCCACCGAGCGCAAGCAGCTGCTGCAGGCCTACGGCGCGCGGATCGTGTTCTCCCCGGCCGCGGGCGGCTCGAACGAGGCCGTCCGGCGGGCCAAGGAGCTGTCCGAGGCCAACCCGGACTGGGTGATGCTCTACCAGTACGGCAACCCGGCCAACGCCGAGGCGCACTACCGCGGCACCGGGCCCGAGCTGCTCAAGGACCTGCCGACGCTGACGCACTTCGTCGGCGGCCTCGGCACGACCGGGACGCTGGTCGGCGTCGGCCGGTACCTGCACGAGGCGAAGCCGGACGTCCAGGTCATCGCGGCCGAGCCCCGCTACGGCGAGTTGGTGTACGGGCTGCGCAACCTCGACGAGGGGTTCGTCCCGGAGTTGTACGACCCGTCGGTGCTCAACGGCCGGTTCTCGGTCGGTGCGTACGACGCCTTGCGGCGGACTCGAGAGCTGCTGGAGCACGAAGGCATCTTCGCCGGGATTTCGACGGGCGCGGTGCTGCACGCGGCCTTGGCGGTGGCCGAGAAGGCCGCGGCCCGGGGTGAGACCGCCGACGTGGCTTTCGTCGTCGCGGACGCCGGGTGGAAGTACCTGTCGACCGGGGCTTACGCCGGGTCGCTCGACGAGGCCGCCGAACGGCTCGACGGGCAGCTCTGGGCCTGA
- a CDS encoding P1 family peptidase produces the protein MITDVSGVLVGHHERVGDGWATGTTVVLVPDGAVGAVDQRGGAPGTRETNLLEPENLVQRVNAICLSGGSAYGLAAADGVMRWLAERNLGFPVGRQPHEVVPIVPAAVLFDLPRSEWGNRPDASFGYAACDAASPGPVTQGTVGAGAGAAVGSLKGGIGTASEVVGEYTVGALAAVNAAGEAVDLTTGRAYAADHGDFGVTWPSRAASLPSRPTDLNTTIGVVAVDAALSKAEARRLAVAAQDGLARAVRPAHTMFDGDTVFALATGARELPDASGPFGAAARPAALDALCSAAARVFARAMVHGLLAATTAGGVPAYRDVWPEAFG, from the coding sequence ATGATCACCGACGTATCCGGTGTCCTCGTCGGGCACCACGAGCGGGTCGGCGACGGCTGGGCCACCGGGACGACGGTGGTCCTGGTGCCCGACGGCGCGGTCGGCGCGGTCGACCAGCGCGGTGGCGCGCCCGGCACGCGGGAGACGAACCTGCTGGAGCCGGAGAACCTGGTGCAGCGGGTCAACGCGATCTGCCTGTCGGGCGGAAGCGCGTACGGGCTGGCCGCGGCCGACGGCGTCATGCGGTGGCTCGCCGAGCGGAACCTGGGGTTCCCGGTCGGCAGGCAGCCCCACGAGGTGGTGCCGATCGTGCCCGCGGCCGTGCTGTTCGACCTGCCGCGCAGCGAGTGGGGCAACCGGCCCGACGCGTCCTTCGGTTATGCGGCCTGCGACGCGGCTTCCCCGGGCCCCGTCACGCAGGGCACGGTCGGGGCGGGCGCGGGTGCGGCCGTCGGGTCCCTGAAGGGCGGCATCGGCACGGCGAGCGAGGTCGTCGGCGAGTACACGGTCGGGGCACTGGCGGCGGTCAACGCGGCCGGTGAGGCCGTGGATTTGACGACCGGCCGGGCGTACGCGGCCGACCACGGCGACTTCGGCGTGACGTGGCCTTCGCGAGCCGCCTCGCTGCCTTCTCGCCCGACCGACCTGAACACGACGATCGGCGTGGTCGCGGTGGACGCGGCGCTGTCGAAGGCCGAGGCGCGACGGCTGGCGGTGGCGGCCCAGGACGGGCTGGCGCGCGCGGTCCGCCCGGCCCACACGATGTTCGACGGCGACACGGTGTTCGCGCTGGCCACGGGGGCTCGCGAGCTGCCGGACGCGAGCGGCCCGTTCGGCGCGGCGGCGCGTCCGGCGGCGTTGGACGCACTCTGCTCGGCGGCGGCGCGGGTGTTCGCGCGGGCGATGGTGCACGGTCTCCTGGCGGCGACCACGGCCGGCGGGGTGCCGGCCTACCGCGACGTCTGGCCGGAAGCGTTCGGCTGA
- a CDS encoding rhomboid family intramembrane serine protease, protein MSTLHPAPEADEAKRVLPPKPKAAALVALSFTLLLYLVELVDVLLPGDLDQGGIHSRVLSGLDGVLFAPLLHAGWSHLFANTVPVLVLSFLAMAAGIGRFALVTAIIWVVSGLGVWLIGPANTVTVGASGLVFGWLAYLLVRGIFNRAAGQILVAVVLLGVWSGMLAGLLPGNPGVSWQGHVFGALAGVLAAWLTSRTGKSRKAVPAAPGNLEG, encoded by the coding sequence GTGAGCACTTTGCACCCGGCCCCGGAAGCTGACGAAGCCAAGCGTGTGCTGCCACCGAAACCGAAGGCAGCCGCGCTCGTCGCGCTCTCGTTCACCCTGCTGCTCTACCTGGTCGAGCTGGTGGACGTGCTCCTGCCCGGCGACCTGGACCAGGGCGGCATCCACTCGCGGGTGCTGTCCGGCCTGGACGGCGTGCTGTTCGCGCCGCTGCTGCACGCCGGCTGGTCGCACCTGTTCGCGAACACCGTGCCGGTGCTCGTGCTCTCCTTCCTCGCCATGGCCGCCGGGATCGGGCGGTTCGCCCTGGTCACGGCCATCATCTGGGTGGTGTCCGGGCTGGGGGTGTGGCTGATCGGGCCGGCGAACACGGTCACCGTCGGCGCGTCCGGGCTGGTCTTCGGCTGGCTCGCCTACCTGCTGGTGCGCGGCATCTTCAACCGCGCGGCCGGGCAGATCCTGGTCGCCGTCGTCCTGCTCGGCGTGTGGAGCGGCATGCTCGCCGGCCTGCTGCCGGGCAACCCCGGGGTCTCCTGGCAGGGACACGTCTTCGGCGCGCTGGCCGGCGTCCTCGCGGCGTGGCTGACCAGCCGCACCGGCAAGTCGCGCAAAGCCGTGCCCGCGGCCCCGGGTAACCTCGAAGGGTGA
- the clpS gene encoding ATP-dependent Clp protease adapter ClpS: MSTPVAAEQTQVEPVGAEVAESDTPWRTVVWNDPVNLMSYVTYVFQKLFGYSRDHATKLMLDVHQKGKAIVSSGSKEKVETDVAKLHAAGLWATMEQPS, translated from the coding sequence ATGTCCACGCCTGTCGCAGCCGAGCAGACGCAGGTCGAGCCGGTCGGGGCCGAGGTCGCCGAGTCGGACACCCCCTGGCGGACCGTGGTCTGGAACGACCCGGTGAACCTGATGTCGTACGTCACGTACGTCTTCCAGAAGCTGTTCGGCTACAGCCGCGACCACGCCACCAAGCTGATGCTGGACGTGCACCAGAAGGGCAAGGCGATCGTGTCGTCCGGCAGCAAGGAGAAGGTGGAGACGGACGTGGCGAAACTCCACGCGGCGGGCCTGTGGGCCACCATGGAGCAGCCCTCGTGA
- a CDS encoding arylamine N-acetyltransferase family protein, translated as MGNFDVDGYLERLGLDAEPPSVAALRRLHAAQVERVPYEALEIQLGRPTPLEPSASLARILRGRGGYCYHLNGAFSALLRELGYQVTRHLGGVQGGPGDVPNIDRNHLALTVSGLPDDPETTWLVDAGLGDGIHQPLPLREGSYTQGPHTYRLRPSEVAPGGWRFDHDPSGSFAGFDFAPGAAEMGDFAAKHAWLSTSPESGFVRVCVLQRRDAAGVDTLRARTLNRHGTKEVVESPSEWWTAAADVFGVTPDLFTAEERERLWRQVVAQHEAHASGGPVVAV; from the coding sequence ATGGGGAACTTCGACGTTGACGGATACCTGGAGCGGCTCGGCCTCGACGCGGAGCCGCCGAGCGTCGCCGCGTTGCGGCGCCTGCACGCGGCGCAGGTCGAGCGCGTGCCGTACGAGGCGCTGGAGATCCAGCTCGGGCGGCCGACGCCGCTGGAGCCGTCGGCGTCGCTCGCGCGGATCCTGCGCGGCCGCGGCGGGTACTGCTACCACTTGAACGGCGCCTTTTCGGCCTTGCTGCGCGAGCTCGGTTACCAGGTCACGCGCCACCTCGGCGGGGTGCAGGGCGGTCCGGGCGACGTGCCGAACATCGACCGCAACCACCTGGCGCTGACCGTCTCCGGCCTGCCGGACGACCCGGAGACGACGTGGCTGGTGGACGCGGGCCTCGGCGACGGCATCCACCAGCCGCTCCCCCTACGGGAAGGCTCGTACACCCAGGGCCCGCACACCTACCGGCTGCGGCCGTCGGAGGTGGCGCCGGGCGGCTGGCGGTTCGACCACGACCCGTCGGGCAGCTTCGCCGGCTTCGACTTCGCGCCGGGCGCGGCGGAGATGGGCGACTTCGCGGCGAAGCACGCGTGGCTGTCGACGTCGCCGGAGTCCGGGTTCGTGCGGGTCTGCGTGCTGCAGCGCCGGGACGCGGCGGGCGTCGACACGCTGCGCGCGCGGACGCTGAACCGCCACGGCACCAAGGAGGTCGTCGAGTCGCCGTCGGAGTGGTGGACGGCCGCGGCGGACGTCTTCGGCGTCACCCCGGACCTGTTCACGGCCGAGGAGCGCGAGCGGCTGTGGCGGCAGGTCGTGGCGCAGCACGAGGCCCACGCGAGCGGCGGGCCGGTGGTCGCCGTGTGA
- a CDS encoding bifunctional 4-hydroxy-2-oxoglutarate aldolase/2-dehydro-3-deoxy-phosphogluconate aldolase: MKDLQASLAEHRLVAILRASDASRFADAAMVLHAAGIRLLEATLTTPGAPAAITALRLALGGDALIGAGSVREPSDVDTAVDAGAAYLITPTVNPAVLERAAELETPVICGALTPTEIDQAWRLGAAAVKVFPVAAVGGVAYLRAVRAPLPDVPLVPTGGVHLADVEGYLRAGAIAVAAATPLLGDALAPSGSLPDLATRAGEFVAAAARFTTA; this comes from the coding sequence GTGAAGGACCTGCAGGCTTCGCTGGCCGAACACCGGCTCGTCGCGATCCTGCGGGCCTCGGACGCGTCGCGGTTCGCCGACGCGGCGATGGTGCTGCACGCGGCGGGCATCCGCCTGCTCGAAGCGACGCTGACGACGCCGGGCGCGCCCGCGGCCATCACCGCGCTGCGCCTGGCGCTCGGCGGGGACGCGCTGATCGGCGCCGGCAGCGTCCGCGAACCGTCCGATGTGGACACCGCGGTCGACGCCGGCGCCGCGTACCTGATCACGCCGACGGTCAACCCGGCGGTCCTCGAACGCGCCGCCGAGCTGGAGACCCCGGTGATCTGCGGCGCGCTGACGCCGACCGAGATCGACCAGGCGTGGCGCCTCGGCGCGGCCGCGGTGAAGGTGTTCCCGGTCGCCGCCGTGGGCGGGGTCGCCTACCTGCGCGCGGTCCGGGCCCCGCTGCCGGACGTCCCGCTGGTCCCGACCGGCGGCGTCCACCTGGCCGACGTCGAGGGCTACCTGCGCGCGGGCGCGATCGCGGTCGCCGCGGCGACGCCGTTGCTGGGCGACGCGCTCGCGCCGAGCGGCAGCCTGCCGGACCTGGCGACCCGGGCCGGCGAGTTCGTCGCGGCGGCTGCCCGCTTCACGACGGCGTAG
- a CDS encoding MoaD/ThiS family protein, translating into MAVTVSIPTILRTHTGGEKSVEAKGATVLEVIDDVESRHAGLKARLVKEEKLHRFINVYVNDEDVRFAGGLEAEVKDGDTLTILPAVAGG; encoded by the coding sequence ATGGCCGTGACCGTCTCCATCCCGACGATCCTGCGCACCCACACCGGCGGCGAGAAGTCCGTCGAGGCGAAGGGCGCGACCGTCCTCGAGGTCATCGACGACGTCGAGTCGCGGCACGCCGGCCTCAAGGCGCGCCTGGTGAAGGAGGAGAAGCTGCACCGCTTCATCAACGTCTACGTCAACGACGAGGACGTGCGCTTCGCCGGCGGGCTCGAGGCCGAGGTCAAGGACGGCGACACCCTGACCATCCTCCCCGCCGTGGCCGGTGGCTGA